In Streptomyces sp. DG2A-72, one genomic interval encodes:
- a CDS encoding NADPH-dependent FMN reductase, whose product MQTKTTLESAQDTPLNLTLVIGSNRHGRFGPVVADWLLARIQDRDDLIPQVVDVAEISLPTSLAPTPQATAELSTVTPKLAGADAFVVLTPEYNHSYPAGLKNLIDWHFTEWRAKPVALVSYGGLAGGLRAVEHLRQVFAELHAVTIRDTVSFHNAGASFDDDGRLKDPSAADAAAKGMLDQLVWWGRALREARGRWPYAG is encoded by the coding sequence ATGCAGACGAAAACCACTCTCGAGTCCGCTCAGGACACACCCCTGAACCTGACCCTCGTCATCGGCAGCAACCGCCACGGCCGCTTCGGCCCCGTCGTCGCCGACTGGCTGCTCGCCCGCATCCAGGACCGGGACGACCTGATCCCCCAGGTCGTGGACGTAGCCGAGATCTCCCTCCCGACGTCCCTCGCCCCGACCCCGCAGGCCACCGCCGAACTGTCCACGGTCACCCCGAAACTGGCGGGCGCCGACGCGTTCGTCGTCCTGACCCCCGAGTACAACCACTCCTACCCGGCCGGCCTCAAGAACCTCATCGACTGGCACTTCACCGAATGGCGCGCCAAGCCGGTGGCCCTCGTCTCGTACGGCGGCCTGGCAGGAGGCCTGCGCGCGGTGGAACACCTCCGCCAGGTCTTCGCCGAACTCCACGCCGTGACGATCCGGGACACGGTGTCCTTCCACAACGCGGGGGCGTCCTTCGACGACGACGGACGCCTGAAGGATCCGTCCGCGGCGGATGCGGCGGCGAAGGGGATGCTGGATCAGTTGGTGTGGTGGGGGAGGGCGTTGCGGGAGGCTAGGGGGCGGTGGCCGTATGCGGGGTAG
- a CDS encoding class F sortase — translation MRRLGKAAIVNAAVATVTLTALCTGAWLLSSGARTHTPPQPSAREAREAREAHAEASVRHSAIPAAPALPPSPPDRIRIPSLRVDAPLMGLGLTKTGSLDVPPAEQRNLAGWYEAGTTPGETGTAIVAGHVDNADGPAVFYGLGALKRGSTVEVDRRDGGIAVFTVDAVEVYDAKDFPDEKVYGAASRPELRVITCGGGYSRATGYQGNVVVFAYLTSSR, via the coding sequence ATGCGCAGGTTGGGCAAAGCCGCCATAGTCAACGCCGCGGTAGCGACCGTGACCCTGACCGCCCTGTGCACCGGCGCCTGGCTGCTGAGCAGTGGCGCCCGGACGCACACCCCTCCGCAGCCGTCCGCCCGGGAAGCGCGGGAAGCGCGGGAAGCGCACGCCGAAGCGTCCGTACGGCACTCCGCCATACCCGCCGCGCCCGCGCTGCCCCCCTCCCCACCCGACCGCATCCGCATCCCGTCGCTCCGCGTGGACGCCCCCCTGATGGGCCTCGGGCTGACCAAGACCGGCAGTCTCGACGTACCGCCGGCCGAGCAGAGGAACCTCGCCGGCTGGTACGAGGCCGGCACCACCCCGGGCGAGACGGGCACCGCCATCGTCGCGGGCCACGTCGACAACGCCGACGGACCCGCCGTCTTCTACGGTCTCGGCGCCCTGAAGCGGGGCAGCACGGTGGAGGTGGACCGGCGCGACGGCGGGATCGCCGTGTTCACCGTGGACGCCGTCGAGGTGTACGACGCGAAGGACTTCCCCGACGAGAAGGTGTACGGGGCGGCGAGCCGACCCGAGCTACGGGTGATCACCTGCGGCGGGGGCTACTCACGGGCGACCGGTTATCAGGGGAACGTGGTCGTCTTCGCGTATCTGACGAGCAGCCGCTGA
- a CDS encoding polyprenyl synthetase family protein translates to MATTARTATTTTGRAGVEALVRQDAALLEDDLREFIGSLPTKIGSLPTEGDLYGAALSRSLYAPVADALASKVGQAALPPTPRAPGHGGPPLRPSIVYWAYRNYRGFPDETDENGETGKTGHAPGTDATDLALIRRTAVAVRILLKAAVVLDDIQDGSDVRYGEPALHRTHGVPLALNAASWLIMAALRHAADPAVVAGLVRAVGNGFTGQAGDMSTRTARTRAELLAAPHGERVRFWESVAALKTGTLFWMPLDAAVAGLGVVEDERRTLDDAMRRLGLASQLFNDLTDVVPELGGANTHEDFDGLSNRVFLELADSARPSAQGEQLKAFVLGHPGLQRTLLELSSQAVELKRSVKEDVHRVCRSARSAAYFDVTIERKGHLIDRLHETVRQRAGV, encoded by the coding sequence ATGGCTACCACGGCACGTACGGCGACGACGACCACGGGGAGGGCCGGAGTCGAAGCCCTGGTACGGCAGGACGCCGCGCTGCTGGAGGACGACCTGCGCGAGTTCATCGGGTCGCTTCCCACCAAGATCGGGTCGCTTCCCACCGAGGGGGACCTGTACGGCGCGGCCCTGAGCCGTTCCCTCTACGCACCGGTCGCCGATGCCCTCGCATCCAAAGTGGGACAGGCAGCCCTGCCTCCGACCCCGCGCGCACCGGGTCACGGCGGGCCCCCCTTGCGACCCTCGATCGTCTACTGGGCCTACCGCAACTACCGCGGCTTCCCCGACGAGACCGACGAGAACGGCGAGACCGGCAAGACCGGCCACGCCCCCGGAACCGATGCCACCGACCTCGCCCTGATCCGCCGCACCGCCGTAGCCGTACGCATCCTGCTCAAGGCCGCGGTCGTGCTCGACGACATCCAGGACGGCAGCGACGTACGGTACGGCGAACCCGCACTGCACCGCACCCATGGAGTGCCGCTCGCCCTCAACGCCGCTTCGTGGCTGATCATGGCGGCGCTGCGGCACGCGGCCGATCCGGCGGTGGTGGCCGGTCTCGTCCGCGCGGTGGGCAACGGCTTCACCGGCCAGGCGGGCGACATGTCGACACGGACGGCCCGCACCCGCGCCGAGCTGCTCGCCGCGCCGCACGGGGAGCGCGTGCGGTTCTGGGAGTCGGTGGCGGCGCTGAAGACCGGGACGCTGTTCTGGATGCCGCTGGACGCGGCGGTCGCCGGGCTCGGTGTCGTCGAGGACGAGCGGCGCACGCTGGACGACGCGATGCGCCGGCTCGGGCTGGCGAGCCAGTTGTTCAACGACCTCACCGATGTCGTGCCGGAGCTCGGCGGCGCCAACACCCACGAGGACTTCGACGGCTTGAGCAACCGGGTCTTCCTGGAGCTGGCCGACTCCGCCCGGCCGTCCGCGCAGGGTGAGCAGCTGAAGGCGTTCGTCCTCGGTCATCCGGGACTTCAGCGGACTCTCCTCGAACTCTCGTCTCAGGCCGTCGAGTTGAAGCGCTCCGTGAAGGAGGACGTGCATCGCGTGTGCCGTTCGGCGCGCAGTGCGGCGTACTTCGATGTGACCATCGAGCGCAAGGGCCACCTCATCGACCGGCTCCACGAGACGGTCCGGCAACGGGCGGGCGTGTGA
- a CDS encoding biliverdin-producing heme oxygenase, whose translation MTATPAERLRAATRAWHDALETTTFATAMASGTLPLDRYVGQLAAYREALAALEGELSRATSPSLTHVWSPDLAKLPLLERDLRYFTQSGIDPPPQARVAGRAFAEEIRRTAAADPEALLGFLYVMECSTLGALLLHRYVSEAYRLTVPYGLAYYGSGDRTRWAGFTTRLNEALTGPDTEARVLAAAERAYHHTASVAQALAPPARATARTPPGS comes from the coding sequence GTGACGGCGACCCCCGCGGAACGCCTGCGGGCCGCCACGCGCGCCTGGCACGACGCCCTGGAGACCACCACCTTCGCCACCGCGATGGCCTCCGGAACGCTCCCGCTCGACCGTTACGTCGGCCAGCTCGCCGCCTACCGGGAGGCGCTGGCAGCGCTCGAAGGCGAGCTCTCCCGCGCCACCAGCCCGTCCCTCACCCACGTCTGGTCACCGGATCTGGCCAAACTGCCGCTCCTGGAGCGGGACTTGAGGTACTTCACGCAGTCCGGCATCGATCCGCCGCCCCAGGCGAGGGTGGCGGGACGGGCGTTCGCGGAGGAGATACGGCGCACCGCGGCGGCGGATCCCGAGGCGCTGCTCGGTTTCCTCTACGTCATGGAGTGCTCCACCCTCGGCGCGCTGCTCCTGCACCGGTACGTCAGCGAGGCCTACCGCCTGACCGTCCCGTACGGGCTCGCCTACTACGGCAGCGGCGACCGTACGCGCTGGGCGGGCTTCACCACCCGCCTGAACGAGGCCCTGACCGGCCCGGACACCGAGGCGCGCGTCCTCGCCGCCGCCGAACGCGCCTACCACCACACGGCATCGGTCGCCCAGGCGCTCGCTCCACCTGCGCGAGCCACCGCTCGTACACCGCCAGGGAGCTGA
- a CDS encoding response regulator transcription factor: MRVVIAEDSALLRDGLVQLLALRQVEVAAAVADADALLAAVAEHVPDVAVVDIRLPPTQTDEGVRAALRLREEHPGTGVLLFSQYVETAHAARLLGNPAGFGYLLKERVANIAEFVGALERIAAGGTALDPEVVAQLFGASRRTNALDTLTPREREVLELMAEGRTNHAIATAFTVSERAVEKHIANIFTKLDLAPSETGNRRVLAVLRYLESTG; this comes from the coding sequence ATGCGCGTCGTCATCGCCGAGGACTCGGCCCTGCTGCGTGACGGACTGGTCCAGCTGCTGGCGCTCCGGCAGGTCGAGGTCGCCGCGGCCGTCGCGGACGCCGACGCCCTGCTGGCCGCCGTCGCCGAGCACGTCCCCGATGTCGCTGTCGTCGACATCAGGCTGCCGCCCACCCAGACCGACGAGGGCGTACGAGCGGCCCTACGGCTGCGTGAGGAGCACCCCGGCACCGGTGTGCTCCTCTTCTCGCAGTACGTCGAGACCGCGCACGCCGCCCGACTGCTCGGCAACCCGGCCGGGTTCGGGTATCTGCTGAAGGAACGGGTCGCGAACATCGCCGAGTTCGTCGGCGCGCTGGAGCGGATCGCGGCCGGCGGCACCGCCCTCGACCCCGAGGTGGTCGCCCAGCTCTTCGGCGCGAGCCGCCGCACCAACGCCCTCGACACGCTCACGCCCCGCGAGCGCGAGGTGCTGGAGCTGATGGCCGAGGGCCGCACCAACCACGCCATCGCCACGGCCTTCACCGTCTCCGAACGCGCCGTCGAGAAACACATCGCCAACATCTTCACCAAGCTCGACCTGGCACCGTCGGAGACGGGGAACCGGCGGGTGCTGGCGGTGCTGCGGTATCTGGAGAGCACGGGGTGA
- a CDS encoding sensor histidine kinase — translation MDTALPRLLSMYGLRTLVARLRVLIRATFGRRALAAVLYVVLAFPLAYVGFLLTLVGLAVGGALSVTTLGLWLMAGTVRGALALGAVQRRLARRLLGVEIEEPLRAEGRGIFAWRRAVLGDRVGWRAVGCALLTPFTAALGVIAVCIGYAYGVLLTLHPLLARVNYETVHHPDGSTSRVSLEFFGHQVDTWPRWLIPLTFGLLLLAAAPRLLRYALTPHRFVLTALLGPSAADRRIRALEETRAHAVEDAAATLRRIERDLHDGTQARLVGLTMHLTMIRELIAADAAPDRVLSVVDTAQGNATQAITDLRHLVKGIHPPVLDEGLPAALATLAADSALPVALTTDIRTRPAPAVESIAYFCAAELLANAAKHSRAASATVDVTARDGLLRLTVTDDGRGGAALGKGSGLTGLLARARTVDGTLTCDSPPGGPTVVTVELPL, via the coding sequence ATGGACACCGCCTTGCCCAGGTTGCTGTCCATGTATGGCCTCCGTACGCTCGTCGCCCGCCTCCGGGTTCTCATCCGGGCCACCTTCGGCCGCCGCGCCCTGGCCGCCGTGCTGTACGTGGTGCTGGCGTTTCCGCTCGCTTACGTCGGGTTTCTGCTGACGCTGGTCGGGCTGGCGGTCGGCGGGGCGCTGTCGGTGACCACGCTGGGCCTGTGGCTGATGGCCGGGACCGTGCGGGGTGCGCTGGCGCTGGGCGCGGTGCAGCGGAGGCTGGCACGGCGGCTGCTCGGAGTGGAGATCGAGGAGCCGCTGCGGGCGGAGGGCCGCGGGATCTTCGCGTGGCGGCGAGCCGTGCTGGGGGACCGGGTCGGATGGCGTGCGGTGGGGTGCGCGCTGCTGACCCCGTTCACCGCAGCACTCGGGGTGATCGCCGTCTGCATCGGATATGCGTACGGCGTTCTGCTCACGCTGCACCCGCTGCTCGCGCGCGTGAACTACGAGACGGTTCACCATCCGGACGGTTCGACGTCCCGCGTGTCACTAGAGTTCTTCGGCCACCAGGTCGACACCTGGCCGCGCTGGCTGATCCCGCTCACCTTCGGACTGCTGCTGCTCGCCGCCGCCCCCCGGCTCCTCCGGTACGCGCTCACCCCCCACCGCTTCGTACTGACCGCGCTGCTCGGCCCGAGCGCTGCGGACCGCCGTATCCGCGCCCTGGAGGAGACCCGTGCGCACGCCGTCGAGGACGCCGCCGCCACCCTCCGCCGTATCGAGCGCGACCTGCACGACGGCACCCAGGCCCGGCTGGTCGGCCTCACCATGCACCTCACCATGATCCGCGAGCTGATCGCCGCCGACGCCGCGCCCGACCGTGTCCTCTCCGTCGTCGACACCGCCCAGGGCAACGCCACCCAAGCCATCACCGACCTGCGCCACCTGGTCAAGGGCATCCATCCCCCCGTACTCGACGAGGGCCTGCCCGCGGCGCTCGCCACCCTCGCCGCCGACAGCGCGCTACCGGTCGCCCTCACCACCGACATCCGCACCCGCCCCGCCCCGGCCGTCGAGTCCATCGCCTACTTCTGCGCCGCCGAACTCCTCGCCAACGCCGCCAAGCACAGCCGCGCCGCATCCGCCACGGTCGACGTCACCGCCCGCGACGGCCTGCTGCGGCTGACCGTCACCGACGACGGACGCGGCGGCGCCGCCCTCGGCAAGGGCTCCGGCCTCACCGGACTGCTGGCCCGCGCCCGCACCGTCGACGGCACACTCACCTGCGACAGCCCGCCGGGAGGGCCTACGGTGGTCACCGTCGAGCTGCCCTTGTGA
- a CDS encoding NAD(P)/FAD-dependent oxidoreductase, translating into MTSNTRVVVIGAGLAGVRLARRLGELGTPVTLIGEEEHRPYNRVLLAEVLAGRYAPEVIALPSPAGLVRARVTGIDRAGRQVECADGSKIAYDTLVLATGSNPVLPPLRGLFTPEHELPEGVHAFRTMDDCLGLSKAVRPGVRAVVIGGGLLGVSAARALAMRGAQVVLAQQSERLMERQLDPNASKLVLRHLKDLGVEVHTECRVRDVRCVGGAVRSVEMADGYALDADLVVLACGVHPRVGLAQTAGLAVRKGVIVDDELRTSDPHIRAIGDCAQHDGVLYGLATPALEQADVLAEMLAGDAGARYTGTRSLTRLTLNGTDAFDLAAFGETVPLPGDDVVQLADATRGTYRKVVVRDDRVVGGVLVGELGTVGALARAWEGAEPLPADGAPLLHLLTNDGGS; encoded by the coding sequence ATGACCTCGAATACGCGTGTGGTGGTGATCGGCGCCGGCCTCGCGGGCGTACGTCTCGCCCGGCGGCTCGGTGAGCTGGGCACGCCCGTGACGCTGATCGGCGAGGAGGAGCACCGCCCGTACAACCGGGTACTGCTCGCCGAGGTGCTGGCCGGCCGGTACGCCCCCGAGGTGATCGCCCTGCCCTCCCCCGCCGGGCTGGTCCGGGCCCGGGTCACCGGGATCGACCGCGCCGGGCGGCAGGTGGAGTGCGCGGACGGCTCGAAGATCGCCTACGACACGCTGGTCCTGGCCACCGGCTCCAACCCTGTGCTGCCGCCGCTGCGCGGACTGTTCACCCCCGAGCACGAGCTTCCCGAGGGCGTCCACGCGTTCCGCACCATGGACGACTGCCTCGGCCTGTCCAAGGCGGTACGGCCGGGTGTGCGCGCGGTCGTCATCGGCGGCGGGCTCCTCGGGGTCTCCGCGGCCCGCGCGCTCGCGATGCGCGGCGCCCAGGTCGTCCTCGCCCAGCAGTCCGAGCGGCTCATGGAGCGCCAGCTCGACCCGAACGCCTCGAAGCTGGTGCTGCGGCACCTGAAGGATCTCGGCGTCGAGGTCCACACCGAGTGCCGGGTGCGCGACGTGCGCTGCGTCGGCGGCGCGGTCCGCTCGGTGGAGATGGCCGACGGATACGCCCTCGACGCCGACCTCGTCGTCCTGGCCTGCGGGGTCCACCCGCGTGTGGGCCTCGCCCAGACCGCCGGACTCGCGGTGCGCAAGGGCGTCATCGTCGACGACGAACTGCGTACGTCCGACCCGCACATCCGGGCGATCGGCGACTGCGCCCAGCACGACGGCGTCCTGTACGGGCTCGCCACTCCGGCCCTCGAACAGGCCGACGTACTGGCCGAGATGCTGGCGGGCGACGCGGGCGCCCGCTACACCGGCACCCGTTCGCTGACCCGGCTCACGCTGAACGGGACGGACGCGTTCGACCTCGCCGCGTTCGGCGAGACCGTGCCGCTGCCGGGCGACGACGTCGTCCAGCTCGCCGACGCCACCCGCGGCACCTACCGCAAGGTCGTCGTCCGCGACGACCGCGTGGTCGGCGGCGTACTGGTCGGCGAACTCGGCACCGTCGGCGCCCTCGCCCGCGCCTGGGAGGGAGCAGAGCCGCTTCCCGCCGACGGCGCCCCCCTGCTCCACCTGCTCACCAACGATGGAGGCTCCTGA
- the nirB gene encoding nitrite reductase large subunit NirB produces the protein MTAATLGATPTIVLVGHGMVGQRFLEALAERGLTATHRVVVLCEEPRPAYDRVALTSYFSGKTPEDLSMTDMEFIDKHAIELHVGDPAVSVDREAKKVTARSGEVFEYDTLVLATGSFPFVPPVPNKDATGCFVYRTIEDLLAIEEYAKTATTGAVVGGGLLGLEAAGALQGLGLTSHIVEFAPRLMPVQVDDGGGAALLRTIEDMGLSVHTGVGTQEIVVDADGAVTGMKLSDGSELATDLVVFSAGVRPRDQLARDCGLTVGERGGITVDEQCRTVCDPHVFAIGECALASDGRVYGLVAPGYEQAETAAATIAQDEAEFTGADLSTKLKLLGVDVASFGDAHGSTDDCLDVVYSDSRAGLYKKLVIGRDGTLLGGILIGDADAYGTLRALTGSVPPIAPESLVLPAGAGGPAQLGPSALPDDAIICSCNNVRKGTIRGAVTEHNCTTVPEVKKCTKAGTTCGSCVKVLGQLVTAELEASGVEVDKGLCGCFSQTREELYEIVLALRINTYQDLLDRYGREDARGSDGCEICKPAVASIIASLAPTIGASGYVLDGEQAALQDSNDHFLANLQKNGSYSVVPRIPGGEITPEGLIVIGEIARDFGLYTKITGGQRIDMFGARVEQLPLIWTRLVDAGFESGHAYGKSLRTVKSCVGQTWCRYGVQDSVRMAIDLELRYRGLRSPHKLKSAVSGCARECAEAQSKDFGVIATSNGWNLYVAGNGGATPRHADLLAQDLTDAELIRLIDRFLMFYIRTADRLERTSTWLERIPGGLDHVRDVVVEDSLGICEELETLMAAHVSNYRDEWSDTINDPEKLARFVSFVNAPDTPDPVVGFVPERDQIKPDLPLLSIGLRPADDVLEGTAQR, from the coding sequence ATGACCGCCGCCACCCTGGGGGCCACCCCCACGATCGTGCTCGTCGGCCATGGCATGGTCGGCCAGCGCTTCCTCGAAGCGCTGGCCGAGCGCGGCCTGACCGCCACGCACCGCGTGGTCGTGCTGTGCGAGGAGCCGCGCCCCGCGTACGACCGCGTCGCCCTCACCTCGTACTTCTCGGGCAAGACGCCCGAGGACCTGTCGATGACCGACATGGAGTTCATCGACAAGCACGCGATCGAGCTGCACGTCGGCGACCCGGCCGTCTCCGTGGACCGTGAGGCGAAGAAGGTCACGGCCAGGTCCGGTGAGGTCTTCGAGTACGACACCCTCGTCCTCGCCACCGGCTCCTTCCCCTTCGTACCGCCCGTCCCCAACAAGGACGCCACCGGCTGCTTCGTCTACCGCACCATCGAGGACCTGCTCGCGATCGAGGAGTACGCGAAGACGGCCACGACCGGCGCGGTGGTCGGCGGCGGTCTGCTCGGCCTGGAGGCGGCGGGCGCGCTGCAGGGTCTCGGACTCACCTCCCACATCGTGGAGTTCGCGCCCCGGCTGATGCCCGTCCAGGTGGACGACGGCGGCGGCGCGGCGCTGCTGCGCACCATCGAGGACATGGGCCTGAGTGTCCACACGGGTGTCGGCACGCAGGAGATCGTGGTCGACGCGGACGGCGCCGTGACCGGCATGAAGCTGTCCGACGGCTCCGAACTCGCCACCGACCTGGTCGTGTTCAGCGCCGGTGTCCGCCCCCGCGACCAACTGGCCCGCGACTGCGGCCTGACGGTCGGCGAGCGCGGCGGCATCACGGTCGACGAGCAGTGCCGTACGGTCTGCGACCCGCACGTCTTCGCGATCGGCGAGTGCGCGCTGGCGTCGGACGGCCGGGTGTACGGCCTGGTGGCGCCGGGCTACGAGCAGGCGGAGACGGCCGCCGCGACCATCGCGCAGGACGAGGCGGAATTCACCGGCGCCGACCTCTCCACCAAGCTGAAGCTGCTCGGCGTGGACGTGGCGTCCTTCGGTGACGCGCACGGCTCCACCGACGACTGCCTCGACGTCGTCTACTCCGACTCCCGCGCGGGCCTGTACAAGAAGCTGGTCATCGGCCGCGACGGCACGCTGCTCGGCGGCATCTTGATCGGCGACGCGGACGCGTACGGCACCCTGCGCGCGCTGACCGGCTCGGTCCCGCCGATCGCGCCCGAGTCGCTGGTGCTGCCGGCCGGTGCCGGCGGTCCGGCGCAGCTCGGCCCGTCCGCGCTGCCGGACGACGCGATCATCTGCTCCTGCAACAACGTCCGCAAGGGCACGATCCGCGGCGCGGTCACCGAGCACAACTGCACCACCGTGCCCGAGGTGAAGAAGTGCACCAAGGCCGGTACGACCTGCGGCAGTTGCGTCAAGGTGCTGGGCCAGCTGGTCACCGCGGAGCTGGAGGCCAGCGGCGTCGAGGTCGACAAGGGCCTGTGCGGCTGCTTCTCGCAGACCCGCGAGGAGCTGTACGAGATCGTCCTCGCCCTGCGCATCAACACCTACCAGGATCTGCTGGACCGCTACGGCCGCGAGGACGCCCGGGGCAGCGACGGCTGCGAGATCTGCAAGCCGGCGGTGGCGTCGATCATCGCCTCCCTCGCCCCCACGATCGGCGCGAGCGGCTACGTCCTCGACGGCGAGCAGGCGGCCCTCCAGGACAGCAACGACCACTTCCTCGCCAACCTCCAGAAGAACGGCTCGTACTCGGTCGTCCCGCGCATCCCCGGCGGTGAGATCACCCCGGAGGGCCTGATCGTCATCGGCGAGATCGCCCGCGACTTCGGCCTCTACACGAAGATCACCGGCGGCCAGCGCATCGACATGTTCGGCGCCCGGGTCGAGCAACTCCCGCTGATCTGGACGAGGTTGGTGGACGCCGGCTTCGAGTCCGGCCACGCCTACGGCAAGTCGCTGCGCACGGTGAAGTCCTGCGTCGGCCAGACCTGGTGCCGCTACGGCGTCCAGGACTCCGTCCGCATGGCGATCGACCTGGAGCTGCGCTACCGGGGGCTCAGGTCCCCCCACAAGCTGAAGTCCGCGGTCTCCGGGTGCGCCCGCGAGTGCGCGGAGGCCCAGTCGAAGGACTTCGGCGTGATCGCCACGTCCAACGGCTGGAACCTGTACGTCGCCGGCAACGGCGGCGCGACCCCGCGCCACGCGGACCTGCTGGCGCAGGATCTGACGGACGCCGAGCTGATCAGGCTGATCGACCGCTTCCTGATGTTCTACATCCGCACCGCCGACCGCCTGGAGCGCACCTCGACCTGGCTGGAGCGGATCCCGGGCGGCCTGGACCACGTACGCGATGTGGTCGTCGAGGACTCTCTCGGTATCTGCGAGGAGCTGGAGACGCTGATGGCCGCGCACGTCTCCAACTACCGCGACGAGTGGTCCGACACCATCAACGACCCGGAGAAGCTCGCCCGGTTCGTGTCCTTCGTGAACGCGCCGGACACCCCCGACCCGGTCGTCGGCTTCGTCCCCGAGCGCGACCAGATCAAGCCCGACCTGCCGCTGCTGTCCATCGGCCTGCGCCCCGCCGATGACGTCCTGGAAGGAACCGCCCAGCGATGA
- the nirD gene encoding nitrite reductase small subunit NirD, with translation MTLAPETTDLKIQLRLDDSWFTVCDLNVLLPGRGVAALLPDGRQAALFRDRAGNLYAVDNRDPFGGAAVLSRGLTGSHQGRPFVASPLLKQRFDLTTGQCLDDDSVRITAYEVRTAS, from the coding sequence ATGACCCTGGCCCCAGAGACGACCGATCTGAAAATCCAACTCCGCCTCGACGACAGCTGGTTCACCGTCTGCGACCTGAACGTCCTGCTGCCGGGCCGCGGCGTGGCGGCCCTGCTGCCGGACGGCCGGCAAGCTGCCCTCTTCCGCGACCGGGCGGGCAACCTCTACGCCGTCGACAACCGCGACCCGTTCGGCGGCGCGGCAGTCCTCTCCCGCGGCCTGACCGGCTCCCACCAGGGCCGCCCCTTCGTCGCCTCCCCCCTGCTGAAGCAGCGCTTCGACCTGACGACCGGGCAGTGCCTGGACGACGACTCGGTACGGATCACCGCGTACGAGGTACGCACCGCTTCTTGA
- a CDS encoding TetR/AcrR family transcriptional regulator, producing MARTKEFDPDAALQAALELFWQRGYEATSMSDLVEHLGVGRASIYATFGNKHELYLKALDRYTEMGDPRLLRELSQPGPALPAVRAVVWRFAAEAADEARRRAGCFVTNTAAELAPHDTAAARRVELSWEHLETPLHSALVRAQAQGELPEDRDPRALARMLLVLMQGLRVVGKASTDPARVRDAAEQALSLLN from the coding sequence GTGGCCAGGACCAAGGAGTTCGATCCGGACGCCGCACTGCAGGCAGCCCTGGAGCTGTTCTGGCAGCGCGGCTACGAGGCGACGTCGATGTCCGACCTCGTCGAGCACCTCGGCGTCGGCCGCGCCAGCATCTACGCGACCTTCGGCAACAAGCACGAGCTGTATCTGAAGGCGCTGGACCGGTACACCGAGATGGGCGATCCGCGGCTGTTGCGCGAGCTGTCCCAGCCGGGGCCGGCGCTGCCCGCCGTGCGCGCGGTGGTGTGGCGGTTCGCGGCGGAGGCCGCGGACGAGGCCCGCCGCAGGGCCGGTTGTTTCGTCACCAATACAGCGGCCGAGCTGGCACCGCACGACACGGCGGCGGCCCGCCGCGTGGAGCTCAGCTGGGAGCACCTCGAAACACCTCTGCACTCCGCACTCGTACGCGCCCAGGCGCAGGGCGAGCTGCCGGAAGACCGCGATCCGCGAGCCCTGGCCCGCATGCTGCTGGTGCTCATGCAGGGACTGCGGGTGGTCGGCAAGGCGTCGACCGACCCGGCACGGGTGCGGGACGCGGCCGAGCAGGCGCTGAGCCTGCTGAACTGA